The following are encoded together in the Kingella negevensis genome:
- the groL gene encoding chaperonin GroEL (60 kDa chaperone family; promotes refolding of misfolded polypeptides especially under stressful conditions; forms two stacked rings of heptamers to form a barrel-shaped 14mer; ends can be capped by GroES; misfolded proteins enter the barrel where they are refolded when GroES binds), whose translation MTAKDVQFGADVRQKMVDGVNVLANAVRVTLGPKGRNVVLDRSFGGPYITKDGVSVAKEIELKDKFQNMGAQMVKEVASKTNDVAGDGTTTATVLAQAIVTEGMKFVTAGMNPTDLKRGIDKAVVALVDELKNIAKPCETYEQIAQVGSISANADEQIGKIIADAMQEVGKEGVITVEDGKSLENELAVVKGMQFERGYLSPYFVNDMEKQIVGLDNPWVLLFDKKISNIRELLPVLEQVAKTNRPLMIIAEDIEGEALATLVVNNIRGVLRTCAVKAPGFGDRRLATLRDIAILTNGTVISEEVGLSLETATLEQLGQAKRIEVSKDNTTIIDGFGSKEAVDARVAELRKHLETTNSDYDREKLQERIAKLAGGVAVIKVGAATEVEMKEKKDRVDDALHATRAAVEEGIVAGGGVALLRARSALKSVAADNADQEAGVKIVLRAIEAPLRQIVANAGGEASVVVNKVLEGEGNFGYNAGNDTYGDMIAMGVLDPAKVTRSALQHAASIAGLMLTTDCMVAEIPEDKPAPAAPMGGMGGMGGMM comes from the coding sequence ATGACAGCAAAAGACGTTCAATTCGGCGCAGATGTGCGTCAAAAAATGGTTGATGGCGTAAACGTATTGGCAAACGCTGTTCGCGTAACTTTGGGCCCTAAAGGGCGCAACGTGGTATTAGACCGCTCTTTCGGCGGTCCATACATCACTAAAGATGGTGTGTCTGTAGCAAAAGAAATCGAGCTGAAAGACAAATTCCAAAACATGGGCGCGCAAATGGTGAAAGAAGTTGCTTCTAAAACCAACGACGTAGCTGGCGACGGTACAACTACCGCAACTGTGTTGGCGCAAGCGATTGTGACCGAAGGCATGAAATTTGTTACCGCAGGCATGAACCCAACTGATTTGAAACGTGGTATTGATAAAGCTGTGGTGGCTTTGGTTGATGAATTGAAAAACATCGCTAAACCTTGCGAAACTTACGAACAAATCGCGCAAGTAGGTTCTATCTCTGCAAATGCGGACGAACAAATCGGCAAAATCATTGCAGACGCAATGCAAGAAGTGGGCAAAGAAGGCGTGATTACTGTGGAAGACGGCAAATCATTGGAAAATGAATTGGCTGTTGTGAAAGGTATGCAATTTGAACGCGGTTACTTGTCTCCATATTTTGTGAACGACATGGAAAAACAAATCGTTGGTTTGGATAACCCTTGGGTATTGTTGTTTGACAAAAAAATCAGCAACATCCGCGAATTGTTGCCAGTTTTGGAACAAGTGGCAAAAACCAACCGCCCATTGATGATTATTGCGGAAGATATTGAAGGCGAAGCGTTGGCAACTTTGGTTGTGAACAACATTCGCGGCGTATTGCGTACTTGCGCGGTGAAAGCCCCAGGTTTTGGCGACCGTCGTTTGGCTACTTTGCGCGACATCGCAATTTTGACTAACGGTACTGTGATTTCAGAAGAAGTGGGCTTGTCTTTGGAAACCGCTACTTTGGAACAACTGGGTCAAGCAAAACGTATTGAAGTGAGCAAAGACAACACTACCATCATTGATGGTTTCGGCAGTAAAGAAGCAGTTGATGCGCGTGTGGCTGAATTGCGTAAACACTTGGAAACCACAAACAGCGATTACGACCGCGAAAAATTGCAAGAACGCATTGCTAAATTGGCAGGTGGCGTGGCTGTGATTAAAGTGGGCGCGGCAACTGAAGTGGAAATGAAAGAGAAAAAAGACCGCGTGGACGATGCTTTGCATGCGACTCGCGCTGCGGTTGAAGAAGGTATCGTTGCAGGTGGTGGCGTGGCTCTGTTACGCGCACGTTCTGCATTGAAATCTGTTGCTGCGGACAACGCTGACCAAGAAGCTGGCGTGAAAATTGTATTGCGCGCGATTGAAGCACCGTTGCGTCAAATCGTTGCTAACGCTGGCGGCGAAGCGTCTGTAGTAGTGAACAAAGTGTTGGAAGGCGAAGGTAACTTTGGTTACAACGCTGGTAACGACACTTATGGTGACATGATTGCTATGGGTGTGTTAGACCCTGCAAAAGTTACTCGTTCTGCATTGCAACACGCGGCTTCTATCGCTGGTTTGATGCTGACAACTGATTGCATGGTTGCTGAAATCCCTGAAGACAAACCTGCTCCTGCTGCACCTATGGGTGGCATGGGTGGTATGGGCGGCATGATGTAA
- a CDS encoding O-acetylhomoserine aminocarboxypropyltransferase/cysteine synthase family protein, whose amino-acid sequence MKRETIALHAGYKSDPTTKSAAVPIYQTTSYTFDDTQHGADLFNLNVAGNIYTRIMNPTTAVLEERVAQLEGGIAALALASGMASVTYAVQTLVQAGDNIIATQTLYGGTYNFFAHTLPRQGIEVRFIDPNNPEEIAAKTDERTRLVYCESIGNPAINVVDIPAFAQAAHAQGLPLVVDNTVPSPALFRPIEHGADIVVQSLTKYIGGHGTTIGGAIIDSGKFQWAGNPRFDAIFNHPDPSYHGVNYCEHFGAAAYIARARVVPLRNTGAALSPQSAFLLLQGLETLALRMERHCENAEKVAAFLQNHPQVAWVNYPALASSPYKALIDRDYNGKASGLLSFGIKGGREAGAKFIDALQLFLRLVNIGDAKSLATHPATTTHRQLGETELAAAGVPADMIRLSIGIEHIDDLLADLEQALAAAK is encoded by the coding sequence ATGAAACGCGAAACCATCGCCCTACACGCAGGATACAAATCTGACCCCACCACCAAATCTGCCGCCGTTCCCATTTATCAAACCACGTCATACACATTTGACGACACCCAACACGGCGCAGATTTGTTCAACTTAAACGTAGCAGGCAATATTTACACACGCATTATGAACCCCACCACCGCCGTGCTGGAAGAACGCGTGGCGCAACTAGAAGGCGGAATTGCTGCGCTTGCCCTTGCCAGTGGCATGGCATCTGTAACCTATGCTGTGCAAACGCTCGTTCAAGCAGGCGACAACATCATCGCCACACAAACGCTATACGGCGGTACATATAACTTCTTCGCCCACACCTTGCCACGCCAAGGCATAGAAGTCCGCTTTATCGACCCGAATAATCCAGAAGAAATCGCCGCCAAAACAGATGAACGCACACGCCTAGTTTATTGCGAATCCATTGGCAATCCCGCGATTAACGTGGTGGATATTCCAGCATTTGCCCAAGCCGCCCACGCACAAGGTTTGCCTTTGGTGGTGGATAACACCGTCCCATCGCCAGCCCTGTTCCGCCCAATTGAACACGGCGCAGACATCGTTGTGCAGTCGCTAACAAAATACATCGGCGGACACGGCACCACCATTGGTGGCGCAATCATCGATAGCGGCAAATTTCAATGGGCAGGCAATCCACGATTTGACGCCATTTTTAACCACCCTGACCCGTCCTATCACGGTGTAAACTACTGCGAACACTTCGGTGCAGCCGCCTATATTGCACGCGCACGCGTTGTACCACTGCGCAACACAGGCGCAGCCTTATCGCCACAAAGCGCATTTTTGTTATTACAAGGCTTAGAAACGCTCGCCCTACGCATGGAACGCCATTGCGAAAATGCCGAAAAAGTTGCCGCATTTTTGCAAAATCATCCACAAGTTGCATGGGTAAATTACCCAGCACTCGCCAGCAGCCCATACAAAGCCCTGATTGACCGCGATTACAACGGCAAAGCATCAGGCTTGCTCAGCTTTGGCATTAAAGGCGGACGCGAAGCAGGCGCGAAATTCATTGACGCATTACAACTCTTTTTGCGTTTGGTAAACATCGGCGATGCCAAATCGCTGGCAACTCACCCAGCCACTACCACGCACCGCCAGTTAGGCGAAACCGAACTCGCCGCCGCAGGTGTGCCTGCCGATATGATTCGTTTGAGTATTGGCATTGAACACATTGATGATTTGTTAGCTGATTTGGAACAAGCATTAGCTGCTGCAAAATAA
- a CDS encoding primosomal protein N', which translates to MIYHHIALNTILPLLTYAHPTELPHGRRVIVKLRGKPQIGIVWANHVQPDIDPSKILPIEQVFENEPLLPENWRDLVQFTARYYHYPLGQTVFTALPAPLKETKPLAIPEPELFYTLNETGKAQTPPSESRAKKQWQFWQALLSGCLNVSALKKIHPQAKTLLAEYAAQNWLEISTAATPTIPPSQHILNEDQSRASQSIQNQLDNYHVHLLHGITGSGKTEVYFDIMANVLAHGKQVLFLLPEINLTPQLLQRITQRFPDMPTAVLHSQTAAGQRGRDYLRAMLGQAKLVIGTRLSVFTPIEQLGLIVVDEEHDGSFKQDNELRYHARDLAIWRAKQANCPIILGSATPSLETWHKAQMGQYQLHSLPKRANAQAVLPEIQLLDIRRQKLDNGFSAPALALLQENYRQGGLSLVYLNRRGFAPALFCGDCGHTFGCPHCSAKMVLHQRAGQLRCHHCDFRLPIPRACSECGNQDLTAVGQGTQRVEETLRQAMPNAKVIRVDRDSTHRKTDWANLYRDIQENQVDILVGTQMLAKGHDFAKLNLVVILNADGSLFSSDFRAPERLFTELTQVSGRAGRAEKAGKVLIQTQLPNHEVFAAVKAQDYVQFANHELAQRELFSLPPFGFQAAIRTDALKMDDAVLFLNEINSLVAPLLPENVFVFGAIPMLMARLAKRERAQVFLESTDRVALHRAISLWEQVLVQYRDARIRWHIDVDYQEM; encoded by the coding sequence ATGATTTACCACCACATCGCGCTCAACACCATTCTCCCCTTGCTCACTTATGCCCACCCCACCGAACTCCCACACGGTCGTCGCGTCATCGTGAAACTGCGCGGCAAGCCGCAAATCGGCATTGTATGGGCGAACCACGTCCAGCCTGATATTGACCCCAGCAAAATTCTGCCGATAGAACAAGTCTTTGAAAACGAGCCATTGCTGCCTGAAAACTGGCGCGATTTGGTGCAATTTACCGCGCGTTATTACCACTATCCGCTCGGTCAAACCGTGTTCACAGCCCTGCCAGCCCCACTCAAAGAAACCAAGCCGCTCGCCATTCCCGAACCTGAACTTTTTTACACGCTGAACGAAACAGGTAAAGCACAAACGCCGCCGTCTGAATCACGCGCTAAAAAGCAATGGCAATTTTGGCAAGCTCTGCTTTCAGGCTGCCTGAATGTGTCTGCGTTGAAAAAAATTCATCCGCAAGCCAAAACGCTGTTGGCAGAATACGCGGCGCAAAATTGGTTGGAAATCAGCACCGCCGCCACGCCAACCATTCCGCCATCTCAGCATATTTTGAATGAAGACCAATCTCGCGCCAGTCAATCGATTCAAAATCAATTGGATAATTATCACGTTCATTTGTTGCACGGCATCACGGGCAGCGGCAAGACGGAAGTGTATTTTGACATTATGGCAAATGTGTTGGCGCACGGTAAACAGGTGCTTTTTTTGCTGCCTGAAATCAATCTCACGCCGCAATTGTTGCAGCGCATTACGCAGCGTTTTCCTGATATGCCGACTGCGGTGTTGCACAGCCAAACCGCCGCAGGGCAACGTGGTCGTGATTATTTACGCGCGATGTTGGGGCAGGCGAAATTGGTTATTGGTACGAGATTGTCGGTGTTCACGCCGATTGAGCAGTTGGGGCTAATCGTGGTTGATGAAGAACACGATGGTTCATTTAAGCAGGACAATGAATTGCGCTATCACGCGCGTGATTTGGCGATTTGGCGCGCGAAACAGGCGAATTGTCCGATTATTTTGGGCAGTGCAACGCCAAGTTTGGAAACGTGGCACAAGGCGCAAATGGGGCAATATCAGTTGCACAGTTTGCCGAAACGGGCGAATGCTCAAGCGGTGCTGCCTGAAATTCAGTTGCTGGATATTCGCCGTCAGAAATTGGACAATGGTTTTTCTGCGCCTGCGTTGGCATTGTTGCAGGAGAATTATCGTCAGGGTGGTTTGTCGCTGGTGTATTTGAATCGGCGTGGGTTTGCGCCTGCATTGTTTTGTGGGGATTGTGGGCATACGTTTGGTTGTCCGCATTGTTCGGCGAAAATGGTGTTGCATCAACGTGCTGGGCAGTTGCGTTGCCATCATTGTGATTTCAGGCTGCCTATTCCACGCGCTTGTTCAGAATGTGGTAATCAGGATTTAACGGCGGTTGGGCAGGGTACGCAGCGTGTGGAAGAGACGTTGCGCCAAGCGATGCCGAATGCGAAAGTGATTCGTGTGGATAGGGACAGTACGCATCGTAAAACGGATTGGGCGAATTTGTATCGGGATATTCAGGAAAATCAGGTGGATATTTTGGTGGGAACGCAGATGTTGGCAAAGGGGCATGATTTTGCGAAATTGAATTTGGTGGTGATTTTGAATGCGGACGGTTCGTTATTTAGCAGTGATTTTCGTGCACCTGAGCGGTTGTTTACGGAATTGACGCAGGTGTCGGGTCGGGCGGGTCGGGCGGAAAAGGCGGGGAAGGTGTTGATTCAAACGCAATTGCCGAATCATGAGGTGTTTGCGGCGGTGAAGGCGCAGGATTATGTGCAGTTTGCAAATCATGAATTGGCGCAGCGTGAGTTGTTTAGTTTGCCGCCGTTTGGTTTTCAGGCTGCGATTCGGACGGACGCGTTGAAAATGGACGATGCGGTGTTGTTTTTGAATGAAATCAATAGCTTGGTTGCGCCGTTGTTGCCTGAAAATGTGTTTGTGTTTGGTGCGATTCCGATGTTAATGGCGCGTTTGGCGAAACGTGAACGGGCGCAGGTGTTTTTGGAAAGTACGGATAGGGTGGCGTTGCATCGGGCAATTTCGTTGTGGGAACAGGTGTTGGTGCAGTATCGTGATGCGCGGATTCGTTGGCATATTGATGTGGATTATCAGGAGATGTGA